Within the Triplophysa dalaica isolate WHDGS20190420 chromosome 2, ASM1584641v1, whole genome shotgun sequence genome, the region TTTGGGTCGAGACGGACAgattttataactttttttgtgtgtttcctcTCTCAGGGCTTCAGGTGGTGTGGTCGAAGCTGGTCCAGCCTACCAGAAGAACCTGACAGAGGAGATTACCAAACTGCAGAGGTTATATGGTGGTGGAGATCTAACTAAATTCCCAGATTTCAAATTCCCAggtaaaaaatgtgttcttgtGTACAGATCAGAGTTTAGACTTTTGAGACTGTGCTTTTGTCGTTGTCTAAAACCTATAAGTGTTTATTGCTCAAGAGTCTAAAACACACTTTACAGCATGTGTGTTGCTCATGATGTTAATGTGTCTGATCTGAGAGATTTGTTCATTATTTAGACATTAAAATAGAAACCAAATGTAGTGTACAATTGTCTCACAGTGATGTCAATAAATGTCACTCATTATTTTTCGCCCTATTTTCTTGATATTGTTTGAATGTTCAGTTTCTGTGATGAACTTTGTCAACACTTACGTCAGTTTACATGCATTCAGttggttttcttttttagtTAATATTTTACTCGCCTAAATGGGATTTTATATAAGATAGACATTAGTGATATCCTGATGGATGTCTGCTGGGTGTGATCTATCTTCTAACATTACTAATTTGGTAACTGAATTaactaaatgaaatataaatgaacacaactttaactataattatttatttgtgtgatcTTCAGTGATTGAGTTGCAAGTTATTTAAACGTGTTTTATGTCTCTTGAACAGATCCCAAGCTGGAGGAGGtggcaacaaaataaacaccATCACATCTGTAATATACAAAGCTGTCTGAAgtgaatgtttaataaatgatgttagtttaaaaatgtttagtgttcgtgtgatttttgtgttctCAATGTTTTGTGtctacattttattatacataaatTTACAATAACGGATTGAATAGAGCTCAAGactttcaatatttatttaaaaaaagataatactgaaaaaatacagcaaatcaGCCATTCAAAGATTTACATTCTCACACTCCAGTTAAACAGACTTGATACTTAGTTGAAATAAAAaggcacaaaaacatttaactaaGAGTAGAAGAGTCTCTGCTTGTAAGGCACAAGGTCATACTGGAACATGCTCAATCCATGTTACTGCTTCAGAGTTTCCACAAGCGGGCGCAAGTGGCCATTAATACCCTTGGCCAGCAGGGGCTGCGAAAGGGATCAACTTGGGGTCAGTAGAGAATCAAACATCTCCCAAAACAGcctttcaatttattttacagtccatCAAAGGCTTGAGAGATGTAATGtaagaaacatttcacacattaTTGCATTTCAGTCCAACTGCAGAGAAGAATCCAGAGATGATGAGTCTGTTCTCCATCACAACATGAACGATTGGGTGTGTTTGAAATCCTGGGActgaaaaataatttgtttatgtgCTCCACCTGGTAACTCTTACTTTAAGAACCAttacatataaacattaaactaatattatattatatatctcCATGtcagttttacagaaaaaattgAACACAATGTCAAAGTGCGTAACCCTCAGATGAAAGTTAAATCTAAATGCTACTGaatacatgaattaaaaaatattttggctgTTACATAATCTTTGACCTTATAAAGATACTCACTTCCTGTGGCGGGTGACTGTACCCTGAATGTTGTCTGAAAGATGAGAgcaaattaatttattacacACTGAAAGATTCAATAATTACATGACAacacaagaaaaataaacacataatagATCATAggaatatattataaaatacacattcactcactcactcaaacaCTTGTTTGTCTAAAGacccaatttttttaatttatttcaatctTAAATTTTTAAACGtcctaatttttttttaaatttcaaaacattctttCGCTTGTccggaaaaaaatatattttttatgtaaaatttcACAATAAACAGAACCAGTATTAACAATAACTTGATAatttatattgtgttaattcTACACATATCACAATATTGTGAACAATTTGGTTTCAGTTTAAAATTTTGCTTAAGAATCACAAAAAAAGTAAACTATTCACAAATGACAATTCTATATCACAATTATACTGATATTCTTCTTGCCACAATATAGCCAAAGTCTAATGACGTGACAGTTTTCGTCAATCTCGTCGTGGATCAGCAGATTTTTTTGGGTCCCCATAACTTTAGTTCAACCCTCAACCTTATCGCCAGTTGGTGTCAGACTCACATGTGCTCAGTTCTGTTGAGGTTCTGACTGCTTATGTGCGCCACACCGTGACACTGTGCGATCCAGAATGACCTGCAATAACGGACCgctgaggtcagaggtcagaaGTCAAACGTTACAGTCGCTTCGCAGCATGCAGAACTTCAGACTATTAGTAAACAGATATCGAGCAGATAACTCAACAGAGATGAGACGTGGAGTCATTAACCCATCGCATGCAGTCATTAACCAATCACAATTCGATGCTTTAGTCACGACGAAGACAAACCGGTCTTCCTATCGTTTTATTAAAGGCGAAAAACAATTGAGTGCAAGTctcacacacaataaaaaacacacacacatttctgttAGTTATGATAACTTCTTCATCTTACCTTCCTCTGTGTCCTGTGTATGATGGTACAAAAGTCAAAAGAGAAACAAAGTCAGAGTAATTTCAGGGGCACATGACAGGtccgtttttaaaaatgttcaaatatcttttttttactgAGCATTCCAATCAAACTTCAGTTGGCTTCCTTTAATTAAGTTATAATAACTGAAAAAATACCTCTAGATAACTAACACGATAAAaacttaacaaaacaaaacatgatttttgaaaagagATATGCTTTCGCAAAATAAACTCCTCCTTTTACTGTCCCATAATTTACTCCTGACATCTTTAACAGaactttccattccattccattttctaccgcttatccgacaGAACTTACCAAATAAAAcgaaaaaacacaaagagagaaagcaTAATAAATTATTAGAGCAACTAAAACTGATTTGAACATACGGCTGAAGTATCCCTGTCGATGGGCGTAACACACTCCAAAAGTGCACAATATCACAAGAATACACACTACAACAACTCCAGTGATCACTGCTGGTACATTCAGATCATCTgatagaagagagagagagaaagaatcgGGATTACAATGTTGTTCACAATGTGGTGAAGTTAAATTCAGTCTGTGATGATACACACACATCTTACCAATCTGCATGTGTGTGCTCTCACAGCGTTTTGGAGATCCCACGCCGTTTTTGGCTTCACAGTAATAAAGTCCCGTATCAGATCTGCTGACCGTCTGAAAGATCTAATGCACAGAGAACAACGGTCGGACACACATCCGTCAGTCTGGGCATGTGTCAGTGTCATTTAGAAAGCCTGAGTTCATCTGTCAAACTCAGTTTGTCATCGTGAGATGGTCTGATTATATAAAACCCGCAGTAACAACTAAACGAAGATCACTTTATTATCTCAATCATTTCTCATATTTGCAGAAGATTAAATAGAGAGCGAATGTAACGTGTATCTCTATTCTCATgagaaaaagagcaagaaatatcttgaaatgtctctgtcattagagtttcagaagagatgtcaaactgagttcagatttgtcaagtccgCAATAAAAAGTCaacattattgaagatctcaaaatgaacacaaacatttctcatcaaatttacgcaaatccagattattttacttcTGCAAtcttcattcattttacacctccatactttTAATGGATTTCAActattgtctcatttgtttctgtatttatttctgttctGCAATTATtcagaaacatctgagacgaagttgataacagaaaagaaaacatctcCAATCCCTTACAAGAGTAGtacacactcttaaaaagaagatgcttcaaaaggttctttggtGCCATAGACAAAACTTTTGGTTCACGAAGAACCTTTAACacctgaagaacctttctgtttcacaaaaggttctttgttcTGAATACACGCTTCTTcagatttttaaaaagtaagaaagagaggGTTCTTTAAAGAGcatttgactgaatggttctttgtggaaccaaaaatggttcttctatgggatcgctgtgaagaaccttttaagcacctttgtATTTCAAGTTCAATTTACTTATATTTGAAGTATACTTTATGTGTTATCTATTGCTAGTATACTTATAAGTGTACCATTTCAGCTATTTATTTCATGATATTAAATTGGTCCACTTTTAAGTTTATAAATGTGTCCTTGGTAGCATACTTTAAGCGTGACAGTAGTACTAAACAATGAGTACACAATTGCCTTACAACCAAACATTTTGAGAAGTACATGAAAAGAAGAGTTTATTTGCCAAACAGATAACTTGGTGTGTTGACACTCACCAGCACACCGCTAATCTCGTCGACCGTGTAGTTGGCGTTTGTTTGGCGTACGGGCATCAGGGGCGTCTTGTCCTTGTACCAGGTGTAGCTGGCTGGAGGGATGCTGTGTTGGTCCTTACAGCGGAGCTCCACATGTGAGCCCGTCAGGGCGGAGCTCGGGATTTCACATGATGGGGTGTGGGGTGGGACtgtcacaaaacacacatttgaaaTCACATTGTAGCTTTTTTTCGTACACAGAACCGAAATCTGCCAGCCGATCTTACCCAGAACCTTCAGCGTGACGTTGGTCTCTCCCAGTTTGATGGAGTCGAGAGGGGCGCTCACCTCACAGCGATACTCGCCCGCATCCGCCTGAGTCACTCTCTGGAGTCGTACCGTGGCCCCGTCGATTGTCGCGCGACCCTGGTAGGGCcctaaaaacatacatttaatgagaaatgttgatagttcatattgagatctttaagTGTGTGATGGAGACTTGAGAAATCTGAGCTctttgagatctcttctgaaacatGAATGGAGACAGAAATGGGTTTACACACACCTGTGAAGTGTCCTTCAAAATAAACGAATGACACctctttgtctttcttcttCCACTCGATGCGAGGATTGCTCTCGTGCTCGGTCTTAAAGTCACAGGAGAGCTCGGCTTCTGCGCAGGAAAGCAGAAAAGAAGTCAGTGACATCCGATCATCTCTCCGGTGTATGATGAAGAACTGAAGAACAAGAACTCACCTGAATTTTCCTGCACCTGAACTATCGGAATGTGAGTGCTGACGGTGACTGGAGTGACACCGCCACCTgtgagacacagatgatgagAATAAATCACAGCAACGGATTTAAAAATCCTCGTGTgaattcaattttaaaaaaattatgtctgAAGTTTATTTATATGGTACCCTTTACTAGTATTAGAAATGTTGGATCTTAATCATGTTCTTCAGAATGTACTTCCCAGAATTCCTGGTGGAATCATCAGACAAATGAAGTTCTATACATAGTTGGTCTCATTATTACTGGACTTCGTGGTGAACAGAaaaacaatgtgtgtttgtggctAAAGAAGAATTCTGATTTCCTGACAGGAAGAGGAAACAGGTGCAGCCCTTCCTCCAGTCATTGTGTGTCTTCCTGTTTCTCCACATGAGCTTTTAAAGTCGAACGGAATGAAGAGCGTAAATCACGGTATAGAATACAAAACATGATCTTGGAAGATCTTTGAGAGGTTAATGCAGATCAAGCAACAATGCAGATATTGCTTTCTTTATGATGAAACACTAAAAAAACTGTATAGGTTATTGTGAGGTTTTCTATAGGTTGaaataataaagcatttcaaagAGTGAACGTTTttggcatttaaacaaaaaaacaaaacatctatgcaaaaaatgtgttttttatttcacagaaagtGCGTGTAATGTTTTTGTAGACCATTCTCAGATCTCATATCTGGAACAGCTGATCACGACAGGTGGATGggagtaaaaacattttttagagtaATGCATTAAACAGTTGTGTTAACCTTTCTCGTGCTTTCACTTTCATCCCCAAAGTGACACATGtcaacacagtctcacaggaattcgtgaCATAATCcataatctgatatttcttGTTTACTGACATGAATTTTCCCCTTTTTTCATGTGACTAAGCATGACTTCTAATGTATTATACAACGCggtatctttcatatgtataaatgtatatcaacgcaatctgatgggaattcacaCCTCTTTTACAAGGAGAAATATACGTGTGAGTTCCTATTTCCTAAAATCTCACGTTAGGATTGGGGGCGGGATTAGGGAAGCCATTTATCGTTGTTTTGTTACCTTGTGAAACTTGTGTTTTTAGCAAAATTAGCCTTGCGGCTGTGATTTTAAGGTTTGGGGTGAAATAAGGTGTTAGTCAGCCACATCCTAAAGTATAGGACTagttttgatatcaggttataaatctataaatgtaaatacacacgcactctgtgtattgaaagtcgTGCGAGTGAAAGGCAACAAAAATAAAGCAGTAATCTGGAAAGGACAAAACCCAACATTATAACACAGTATACAGCATCCAGATATCTGTGTCTGTGCCTGTCTGTCATCGTCTCAAATTCTGAGTGAAGTCAGTAAAAGTCCATTACTGAACACAGAAGGAATGCTGCGTTATCTCTCATCTCGACCACGTCACGACTACTTCAGTTCTACTCAACCTATACTCACAATAGtggaaaaaaattgaattaGTTTTAAAGGAAAAGGGGAAAAGGGGAAATTAAAGTTCTTTTTCTGACCCAATTGCCTTTTTTGACAGATAATTTTGTCCAAAAAGATATGGACATTTTAAACCTTGTTAAATTTTATGATAGAACTAACCCTGAGGGAAGATTTAAAAGCAAATTTCGTACAAATATCTCCATCTCCTATGGCCATTATTGTACTTCTAATCCTTCAATGTAGAACACAAGAGCAGAGCAGATTCTTAACAAATCTTTGTCGCTCTGTCCCAACCATTCTTTATATGTCTATCGTTTAGAACCTAATCAATCCAATGTTCCGAGCCCTATATTGTGTGTGAGAAACAATGGATCACAGAATCTTCATTGGCTGAATTAACCTCTTGAAAAACATCTTATCCGGTCTCAGACCTGCAGCAAAGAGATATTTTCGTCATCCCGTCCCACGAACATCTTATCTGAAGTTCCTCCTGCTCAAGGATGCCCAGATGTCCGGATCTGGGACTGTCTGGTTTGATGGACAACGCTTGCTGGAACTGCCAGAGTTAGATAAGAAGAAACGTGATGTATTCACAACATCACCACAAATGCCTCcctccctctcactctctctccctgtctctctccctctctctctctctctctctctctctctctctccctctctctccctctctctctctctctctctctctctctccctctctctccctctctctctctctctctctctctctccctctctctctctctctctctctctctccctctctctccctctctctctctctctctctctctctctctctctccctctctctctctctctctctctctctccctctccctctctctctctctctctctctccctctctctctctctctctttctatctctctctctccctctctccctctctctctctctccctctctctctctttctatctctctctctccctctctctctctaccaaTTGTTAAAgaaggtgtaaaatgaatgtagatcgTTGGTCAATTTaatgagacattttgaagagTTCATATTGAGACCTTCAATAGTCTGAGCCCAGTTTGACAcgttgttgacatctcttctcaaactctaatgacaaagttttttactctttttctcaagagaaacatctgagacgcaAATCCTCTCTCTTTAATCTCagtgatgtctaggagaaacaaTTGAGGctttaaagagatctcatcagTGATCTTTCTTTCTATTGGGAAAGTGATTTATTTGAGTTTCTTAGGCTTTTCCTCAAGACATGTTCTTGGCATGCTTTACATGATTTATTcgtttacatttacaaacataGAAGAGAAAGTGAACGGGGTGTGTGTACAATCAGGGAAATGGACGGCGTTTGATTGATTGTTGTGTTGACTGCTCAAATGTTTGTGAGTTTGTGGAGCTCACGAGAGAACAAAGagcttctgtgtgtgtatgtaactTTGCCCTGCAACAGCTGgcacagacactcacacactctcccacacactcacacacacgcacacacaccagacGTCTGGTGACACAACTGTACCCCAAGATCTCATGCAGTGCAGaattacagtaaaacacaacaTCAATGCCAGAATCGACAGATGCAAACAAACCCGACACTCTCCTCGTACATATGAATCCTCAAATATTCCCATCATGACAAGAATAACAATCACGAGCCAGAACCAAACCAGTGACCACCCACTCACAACACACTTGATATCATGATATTGtccaaaacattttcaagaacTATTCAGTGTAAATATTACTGTATGTGATAAAGGTAACCATTAAGTATTAGTTATAATAATATTGCGATTTGTTACAAACTTATTCAATGTCTAGTGCTGTGATGTATTGAAAACAGAATGTTACTTAATAATATCATTGTGACTGCATGTGTTCTCCATTTCGGAAACCTCAATGTTTCCCAAAATTGTGACTAGAAGACTGACCCGCTGTTTGTGATCAATGAATGAAGATtttcaaaaatactttaaagagATTCACCCACAAAGCACAGActaacataacaaaaaaaaatctacacaaCATTTCAATAACTTCTGAGAGTGTTTTCCTTTTTGAGACTTTCCAGACATGAAAGACACAACTTTCAAGATTCCCAAACATTTCCTAAATGTAGAAATCTCACATATGGTATAAGATCTCATAGAAAAGTGAGCAACCATCCTTTaagaacaaattaaacaaattacatcACATTCAAATTCATTAAATTCTGTTGAAACATACAATAATGTAGATGTTATGAATATGATTTTGTGTTGCCCAACTCTCCGGCTGAGTTGGTTTGCAATACAAAGATCAGTGGTTGGATTTAGGAAAACATATTGATAAGATGCATAGCTTGAAAACTTGCactttaagtcactttggataatagcgtctgccaaatgtgtcaatgaaaatatttatgaatttttaaataaacacaaaaccagctCCTCTCCAAACAAATGTTACTCATTAGAAACAAATTTCCCTTCCGTCAATTCGATTAAATTTCAACATAACATCTGAACAATGCAGCTATCTCTCTTTAAAAGTGaacttaatataaaataatagagATTTTTCCGAGCAGGTTGAAAATGTTTCTGCACAGTGTCAGTAGTACTATGGTGGTGTAAGACAGTTAAGAGCAGTCTAATCCTGTTCTCTTGAGCAGATCATGAGACTTAAAGCAGATCACACAGAAGAAAGAACTTACTCTGAATTAAAAGCAGAAAAACCAGCGACAGAATCATGTTCTCCACAGAACTGCCGAATGCTGCTGAAGAATAGAGGCTTGAAACACGTATAGATGAGTTGAGGGTCCTGTGTATAGCTGCTGTCACTATAGATCCACAATGAGACCGACTCTGACCACAGACTGAAAACACTCAACTGCTGTTTCTCACTCATTTACTCACGCACTCATTCAGTGAcgtgggaggagagagagctgCTAATCACTTATACTTatgcatacacaaacacaggGACGTGTGCGCACGcgtacatatatatacacaaacacacaaacacacactcacatgatAATATAGAAACataccaatatatatatatatatacatatatatatatacacacacacacaaattatacattgagtatatttatatatatatatgtatatatatgtacacaGTATATACAgagtgagagacacacagacatatatatatatatatatatacacacacaaattatacagtatatatatatatatatatctgccaaatgcataattgtaaatatatattttacacaaaccacacactctctcacacacacacaaacacacgcacacacaccctACACAAATggtaatataaaaacaaacaaatatatatactgtatgtaaatatatatatatatacacacacacacacacaaattataCATAAAGTATAtctatatatagtatatatatagagagagtcacacacacaaacataaatatacactCTCacttatacacatacacactctctctcacataaatatatatatatttacaaacacacaaagtatAATATagaaacacagaaatacacacacacttacccaTAGAGTCAGAGActctgacagagagagagacacacaaacacaaacataaacatacactcTCTCTTATTCACTCACATACAACAAAATAGACATATTGAAACAACACTCAGAACAACAAtaatacaacaaacaaacaaacatataacAAATCATCATGTACTGTAAAActattgaaaaataaagaaacagcCTTGATGGTATGCTTAttataagaacaaaaaaatatgttggcTTTTTGGTACCAAGAAATCACCATATTCACATTTTACACCATTGTGCAAGTGAACAATCTGAAAGTACAGTGGAATATCTAAGTAAACAGTAATATCACAGTTCACAGTCCAAAAATGACCCAACCAACATTTTGAGGAGTTCCAGCTGGTAAACTGCAACGTTTGGACTGCACAACATTCTCTAAATAACATATTTGACATAGTTTGGTGGGTAACAGATCTACTCAAACATCTCTATTGGGCCGAAGTcaaaaagtgtgtttatgtgcatgTGTCGGGGGTGTCACACACTCTCACTTacttacaaaaacacacacacaaaggttgTCGGGGAGAATGGAGACAGCAGCTGTCGGGCTCAGTAAAGTCTCACATTTCACACATCAGATTTGAGGCATTACTGTATCTGCAGGCCTCAAATCAACATCACAGCACATGTGACTGAACACACCGAACATCACATCTCACTTTCAACTGATCTGCTATGAAACGATTTGCCCTGTGGACTGaattcatacacaaacacacacaaacggacACACACAGCACCTGTCGGCATGCGACAGACGCAGCAGCTGCAACAGTCCCGACAGTCCGTGTCACTCTTACAACACAGCCTTTGTCTTCAATCTGGCAAAGTGCTGACCACTTAttttgcaaacacacacagctctgAACAGATGATGACGAACACACGTGGTTGATCACAGCATATCCAGAGATTTAAAGCCCAGGGGGTGGAGAGACGTGCCGATTTCTCACCTGCTTCTCATTTGAACTCGGAGCTGAATGAGATTCAACTGTCTACTGCACAAATGATGTTCAACTAATAccctatacaaaataaataacaaatgagATCTcgttaaaataattttaattctgatgaacacagagaaagatattcagaagaatGCCTTAACCATCccctttgactcccatagtattaaaaaatacaacggaagtcaaaagtgccccagaatcaTTTTCCGTCCAACAGACTTTAAAaaaccttcttttgtgttcaacaagaaattataaagtatttttttcctactatgggagtcagtggggggcaagatctgtttgtttataagcattcttccaaatatctttatttgtgttcattagaaTAAAGAGTTTATTAGAGCTTTAAGTCTTTTCTGCGTCTAAgatatttctcataaaaaaaagaagcagaaatctcacaaaataATCTCCATTAATCTCAATTGATTCACAAATGGTGCTCAGATTTGTCGAGTCAATACCAAGACCTCAATATGAACCCAGATTATCAGAATAAATGTGGACATACAAACACCAAGTCTGAAAGCTTTTTGTTCGCTTGTTTATTGAACATGACGATACAAACACTGAATGCTGGGGTAGAGGTATAGATTACTGCTGAGGAGAAGAGGAAGGGGGCGCGGCCTCGTGTGTGAGGGGTGGAGTCACTGTTGAGGACGAGGAAACCTCTACCTGtagaaagaataaaataacaaatgaaaattGGGTAACTactaaaaaactgtttttagtATTGTGGTATTTAAAGATAAATCTATTCTGTAATTTACACAAgtgcattttaaagaatatcCTGGATTTAAATTCTATGTGCATAATCTGTGTGACGTGTTTACAGTCaccaataaaaacatcattctcTCAATTTATTACTCAGGAAgaataatgagaaaaaaactgatgtTCAATGTTCTtgttttagaaatatctatagGATTAAATCTTATTAAATCTATATGCATTGAATCAAAACGAATGGGAATGATTCAAGAGCTTGCGAATCGGAATCAATTTTTTTCTATAACAAACTGTTAAGAGTGTCAAAACGTGAAATGTTTACAGCTGTAAATCTATACGTCTTCTCTTGATTTCTGGAGGCTGTGGTGGTCTTATATGATCGGGTGGAGGCTCATTCCACCAGAAAGGGACAGAATGGGTAAATGCTTTTGAGAGCAATTTGGTGTCTGTTGTGAGGGAACAATCAGGCGTTGTTTTACCGATCGTGAAACAATTGCAAGTACGCAAGGACACTACATGTGTCTGTGAGCTCAGACAACATGAATCTCCACTCCACGGGAATCACAATAAAATCATATCTGTCTGAAACAGCTGTCAGAAAAAGATGTGACCCACAACCTCAGTTTTAATCTTGGAAAAACATTCAACTGACTTACATCACATCAC harbors:
- the jam2a gene encoding junctional adhesion molecule 2A, whose product is MILSLVFLLLIQSGGVTPVTVSTHIPIVQVQENSEAELSCDFKTEHESNPRIEWKKKDKEVSFVYFEGHFTGPYQGRATIDGATVRLQRVTQADAGEYRCEVSAPLDSIKLGETNVTLKVLVPPHTPSCEIPSSALTGSHVELRCKDQHSIPPASYTWYKDKTPLMPVRQTNANYTVDEISGVLIFQTVSRSDTGLYYCEAKNGVGSPKRCESTHMQIDDLNVPAVITGVVVVCILVILCTFGVCYAHRQGYFSRHRGRQHSGYSHPPQESQDFKHTQSFML